The Streptomyces sp. NBC_00440 genome contains a region encoding:
- a CDS encoding sulfurtransferase, producing the protein MVGVEWLAPRLGGPGLVILDASVGAHRAVAPGSSHVREDRTAIPGARIFDIDGALSDHASPLPHTMPGASHCTDELRALGVNDTDTVVVYDAVGIYSSARAWWMLRAMGFDRAAVLDGGLPAWTAAGLPVVSGGPEPVCRLGDFIARPRPGLFAGSAEVTAALADPAAAVLDARARDRFSGEAAEPRPGLRGGHMPGAANLPFGEIQHGGRMFPESGLRTAFAEAAGGRERLILSCGSGVTACVLALGAELAGYRDLSVYDGSWSEWGLPSGRPVVGAAGGG; encoded by the coding sequence TTGGTCGGTGTCGAGTGGCTCGCGCCCCGGCTCGGTGGGCCGGGACTGGTGATCCTCGACGCATCGGTGGGCGCGCACCGGGCCGTCGCACCGGGCTCGTCCCACGTACGGGAGGACCGGACGGCAATCCCGGGCGCCCGGATCTTCGACATCGACGGGGCGCTGTCCGACCACGCGAGCCCGCTGCCGCACACCATGCCGGGCGCCTCCCACTGCACCGACGAGCTGCGCGCCCTGGGCGTGAACGACACCGACACCGTCGTGGTGTACGACGCCGTGGGCATCTACTCCAGCGCAAGGGCCTGGTGGATGCTCCGGGCGATGGGCTTCGACCGGGCCGCCGTACTCGACGGCGGGCTGCCCGCCTGGACGGCGGCAGGGCTGCCGGTGGTGAGCGGCGGACCCGAACCCGTGTGCCGCCTCGGCGACTTCATCGCCCGGCCCCGTCCGGGCCTGTTCGCCGGCAGCGCCGAGGTCACCGCGGCCCTCGCCGACCCGGCCGCGGCCGTCCTCGATGCCCGCGCCCGTGACCGGTTCTCCGGCGAGGCCGCCGAACCCCGTCCGGGGCTGCGTGGCGGCCATATGCCGGGAGCGGCGAACCTGCCCTTCGGGGAGATCCAGCACGGCGGCCGGATGTTCCCGGAGTCCGGACTGCGTACCGCTTTCGCCGAGGCCGCGGGCGGACGTGAGCGGCTGATCCTCAGCTGCGGATCGGGTGTCACCGCCTGCGTCCTGGCCCTGGGGGCCGAACTCGCCGGATACCGCGACCTGTCCGTGTACGACGGTTCCTGGAGCGAGTGGGGGCTGCCGTCCGGGCGACCGGTCGTGGGGGCGGCCGGAGGTGGCTGA
- a CDS encoding M4 family metallopeptidase yields the protein MRPTHRRATATGALVAAAALLAVGVQAGTASASPGNTAASTAVTGKSAPGAAPAALSPSQRAELLRQANATKADTARSLGLGAHEQLQVHDVTKDRDGTTHTRYERTYDGLPVLGGDLVVDTSKAGATEGVTKASRAELKNVHTSAAVAPATAEKSAVKAAAAQGSAKTSADRAPRRVVWLAQGKPTLAYETVVGGFQDDGTPSELHVITDATTGKKLFERQAVETGVGNTEYSGKVTLGTTQSGSNYTLNDGARGGHMTYNLNHGSSGKGTLYSNTTDTWGNGLASNSETAAADAHYGAAETWDFYKNVFGRTGIAGNGVAAYSRVHYGNAYVNAFWDDSCFCMTYGDGEGNADPLTAIDVAGHEMSHGVTAATAGLNYSGESGGLNEATSDIFGTSVEFYANNASDPGDYLIGEKININGDGTPLRYMDKPSKDGASADNWSSSLGGLDVHYSSGPANHFFYLLSEGSGKKTINGVNYDSPTSDGLPVTGIGRDKAQLIWYKALTEKFTSTTNYAAARTGTLAVASELYGATSAEYKSVADAWAAINVGSRPGGGDPGTGTVFQSTTKVAIPDGGSAITSPIAVTGVTGKAPATLKVDVNISHTWRGDLVIDLVGPSGKTYRLKNSSSSDSADDVVASYTVNASTETANGTWKLKVQDVARQDTGTLNSWKLTF from the coding sequence GTGAGACCCACGCACCGTCGTGCCACCGCCACCGGCGCACTCGTCGCCGCTGCGGCACTGCTCGCCGTAGGAGTACAGGCCGGCACAGCCTCCGCATCACCCGGGAACACCGCCGCTTCCACCGCGGTCACCGGCAAGTCCGCCCCCGGCGCCGCCCCGGCAGCCCTCTCGCCCTCCCAGCGGGCCGAGTTGCTGCGTCAGGCGAACGCCACCAAGGCGGACACCGCCCGGAGTCTCGGTCTCGGAGCACATGAACAGCTCCAGGTCCACGACGTCACCAAGGACCGTGACGGCACCACGCACACCCGGTACGAGCGCACCTACGACGGGCTTCCCGTCCTCGGCGGCGACCTCGTCGTCGACACCTCGAAGGCGGGAGCGACCGAGGGCGTCACCAAGGCGTCCCGCGCGGAACTGAAGAACGTGCACACCAGCGCGGCCGTCGCACCGGCCACCGCGGAGAAGTCGGCGGTGAAGGCCGCTGCCGCGCAGGGGTCGGCGAAGACCTCGGCCGACCGGGCGCCCCGCAGGGTGGTCTGGCTGGCGCAGGGCAAGCCGACGCTGGCCTACGAGACGGTCGTGGGCGGCTTCCAGGACGACGGCACGCCGAGCGAGCTGCATGTCATCACCGACGCCACCACCGGCAAGAAGCTCTTCGAGCGCCAGGCCGTCGAGACCGGCGTCGGCAACACCGAGTACAGCGGCAAGGTCACCCTCGGCACGACCCAGTCGGGGTCGAACTACACCCTGAACGACGGCGCCCGCGGCGGCCACATGACGTACAACCTGAACCACGGGTCCTCGGGCAAGGGCACCCTGTACTCCAACACCACGGACACCTGGGGCAACGGCCTGGCCTCCAACTCGGAGACCGCGGCAGCCGACGCCCACTACGGGGCCGCCGAGACCTGGGACTTCTACAAGAACGTCTTCGGCCGGACCGGGATAGCGGGCAACGGCGTCGCCGCCTACTCCCGTGTCCACTACGGCAACGCGTACGTCAACGCCTTCTGGGACGACAGCTGCTTCTGCATGACGTACGGCGACGGTGAGGGCAACGCCGACCCGCTGACCGCCATCGACGTCGCCGGCCACGAGATGTCCCACGGCGTCACCGCGGCCACCGCCGGGCTCAACTACAGCGGTGAGTCCGGCGGGCTGAACGAGGCCACGTCCGACATCTTCGGTACGTCGGTCGAGTTCTACGCCAACAACGCGTCGGACCCCGGTGACTACCTCATCGGCGAGAAGATCAACATCAACGGCGACGGCACCCCGCTGCGCTACATGGACAAGCCCAGCAAGGACGGCGCATCGGCCGACAACTGGTCGTCCAGCCTCGGCGGACTCGACGTGCACTACTCGTCGGGCCCGGCCAACCACTTCTTCTACCTGCTCAGCGAGGGCAGCGGCAAGAAGACCATCAACGGTGTCAACTACGACTCGCCCACGTCCGACGGTCTGCCCGTCACCGGCATCGGCCGGGACAAGGCCCAGCTGATCTGGTACAAGGCGCTCACCGAGAAGTTCACGTCGACGACCAACTACGCGGCGGCCCGCACCGGGACGCTGGCGGTCGCGAGTGAGCTGTACGGCGCGACCAGTGCCGAGTACAAGTCGGTCGCGGACGCCTGGGCCGCCATCAACGTCGGCAGCAGGCCCGGCGGCGGCGACCCGGGCACGGGCACCGTCTTCCAGTCCACCACCAAGGTCGCCATCCCCGACGGCGGTTCGGCGATCACCTCGCCGATCGCGGTCACGGGCGTGACGGGCAAGGCTCCGGCCACGCTCAAGGTGGACGTCAACATCAGCCACACCTGGCGCGGCGACCTGGTCATCGACCTGGTCGGCCCGAGCGGGAAGACGTACCGGCTGAAGAACTCCAGCTCGTCCGACTCGGCGGACGACGTGGTGGCCTCGTACACGGTCAACGCGTCCACCGAGACGGCCAACGGCACCTGGAAGCTGAAGGTCCAGGATGTCGCCCGGCAGGACACCGGAACGCTGAACAGCTGGAAACTGACCTTCTGA
- a CDS encoding YcaO-like family protein encodes MTVSLADGGSGCPGLGVGRSPSTGCGRAFDDPAHARMIAIAEAAERYSAYEPPTAGHRWATAAELDGPVLDTTRLPRCSAAELAHPACPVTPFDADAPVRWIQGLDLVSRERTWMPAVMSTYRLHPARPAERFWYQLSTGFAVHTDPVEAVVRAILEVIERDAIALTWLQRMPLRPIPAEAHSPMLDRLLAAAQRHFVHTLLLDATTDLGVPTVYCLQIAEHDPRARHVVGCAADRTLSAAAEKALAETLSIRDLVYAGPGAPESFEEFTDIADGARYMAVPERSEAFAFLHRGSAAGPRRPPPALPTPPQAALDTLLERLSALDMPVLAVDRSHAELRSVGLTAVNVVIPDLQPMSLLPLAQFRAHPRLYRAPAAMGFPVHSEEELNPWPQPFA; translated from the coding sequence ATGACCGTCTCCCTGGCCGACGGCGGCAGCGGATGCCCCGGCCTGGGCGTCGGCCGTTCCCCCAGCACCGGCTGCGGCCGCGCGTTCGACGACCCGGCGCACGCCCGCATGATCGCCATCGCCGAAGCCGCCGAACGCTATTCGGCCTACGAGCCGCCCACGGCCGGACACCGGTGGGCGACGGCCGCCGAACTCGACGGACCTGTCCTCGACACCACCCGGCTGCCGCGTTGTTCGGCGGCCGAACTGGCCCATCCGGCCTGCCCGGTCACCCCGTTCGACGCCGACGCACCGGTGCGCTGGATCCAGGGCCTGGATCTGGTGTCGCGGGAACGGACATGGATGCCGGCGGTGATGTCGACGTACCGCCTGCACCCCGCGAGACCGGCGGAACGGTTCTGGTACCAGCTGTCCACCGGCTTCGCCGTCCATACCGATCCGGTGGAGGCCGTGGTCCGCGCCATCCTTGAGGTGATCGAACGCGACGCGATCGCGCTCACCTGGCTGCAGCGGATGCCGTTGCGGCCGATCCCGGCCGAGGCGCACTCACCGATGCTGGACCGACTGCTGGCCGCCGCACAGCGGCACTTCGTGCACACCCTGCTGCTCGACGCGACCACCGATCTCGGGGTGCCGACCGTGTACTGCCTGCAGATCGCCGAGCACGACCCGCGGGCGCGGCACGTGGTGGGGTGTGCGGCCGACCGCACCCTGTCCGCAGCGGCGGAGAAGGCACTGGCCGAGACACTCAGCATCCGTGATCTGGTCTACGCCGGCCCCGGTGCGCCGGAGTCCTTCGAGGAGTTCACCGACATCGCCGACGGCGCCCGCTACATGGCCGTGCCGGAGCGGTCCGAAGCATTCGCTTTCCTGCACCGGGGGAGCGCCGCCGGGCCACGCCGTCCGCCGCCCGCTCTGCCGACGCCACCGCAGGCCGCACTGGACACCCTGCTGGAGCGGCTGTCGGCACTCGACATGCCGGTGCTGGCAGTCGACCGCAGCCATGCCGAACTCCGCTCGGTCGGCCTGACCGCGGTCAATGTCGTCATTCCCGACCTGCAGCCGATGTCGCTGCTGCCGCTGGCCCAGTTCCGCGCCCATCCCCGGCTCTACCGGGCACCGGCCGCGATGGGCTTCCCCGTCCACTCCGAGGAGGA